From Lysobacter silvisoli, the proteins below share one genomic window:
- a CDS encoding DUF885 domain-containing protein codes for MPSLRLLSLSVCVAAALIAGCKQETPAPAADANANGAAATVAANADWQPAIDAFVAGYFERYPTAAANAGKHEYDGKLPDWSPQGLAATGTWLKEQRAKIAGFGDDKLDAQQRFQREYALSVIDGQLFYLEDSGFPNKNPAFYAGDLSPSMYLTRPYAPLPQRMNAFVAYQEALPKAAEQIRANLKGPLPASYIEFGNIVFGGLAQFFKDDAPKAFAEVPDTALQARFKASNAKAIEAMQGLSDWLSAQKPQATQDYAIGAERFAKMLKATERVELPLDQLKAIGEADLARNLAALKAACDQYAPGQALGACIEKVNADKPQGGAVQGARDQLVGLRKFLVDKDLVSIPGTEEARVEEAPPFNRTNFAYIEIPGPYEKNLPSVYYIAPPDPSWPKAEQDAYVPGKADLLFTSAHEVWPGHFLQSLHANRSQWTFAQLFVGYAYAEGWAHYTEEMMFDAGVDGATPEIHIGQLSNALLRDVRFLSAIGLHTGGMTVAQSEQMFKDKAFQDPGNARQQAARGTYDPGYLNYTLGKLMIMQLREDWTASRGGRSAWKAFHDQFLSYGGPPVPLVRAQMMGGPAETRLWQAPAAPASAAADAAPAPAPGTESGGG; via the coding sequence ATGCCCAGCCTGCGCCTGTTGTCGCTGTCCGTCTGTGTCGCCGCCGCGCTGATCGCCGGCTGCAAGCAAGAAACGCCCGCCCCCGCCGCCGACGCCAACGCCAACGGCGCCGCCGCCACCGTAGCCGCCAACGCGGATTGGCAGCCGGCCATCGACGCCTTCGTCGCCGGATACTTCGAGCGCTACCCCACCGCCGCGGCCAACGCGGGCAAGCACGAATACGACGGCAAGCTGCCGGATTGGTCGCCACAGGGCCTGGCCGCCACCGGCACCTGGCTGAAGGAACAGCGCGCCAAGATCGCCGGCTTCGGCGACGACAAGCTAGACGCGCAGCAGCGCTTCCAGCGCGAATACGCGCTGTCGGTGATCGACGGCCAGCTGTTCTACCTGGAAGACTCCGGTTTCCCCAACAAGAACCCGGCCTTCTACGCCGGCGACCTGTCGCCGAGCATGTACCTGACCCGCCCCTACGCGCCGCTGCCGCAGCGCATGAACGCCTTCGTCGCCTACCAGGAAGCGCTGCCCAAGGCCGCCGAACAGATCCGCGCCAACCTCAAAGGCCCGCTGCCGGCCAGCTACATCGAGTTCGGCAACATCGTCTTCGGCGGCCTGGCCCAGTTCTTCAAGGACGACGCGCCCAAGGCCTTCGCCGAAGTGCCCGACACCGCGCTGCAGGCGCGCTTCAAGGCCTCCAACGCCAAGGCCATCGAGGCCATGCAGGGCCTGTCGGATTGGCTGAGCGCGCAGAAGCCGCAGGCCACCCAGGACTACGCCATCGGCGCCGAGCGCTTCGCCAAGATGCTCAAGGCCACCGAGCGCGTGGAGCTGCCGCTGGACCAGCTCAAGGCCATCGGCGAAGCCGACCTGGCGCGCAACCTGGCCGCGCTCAAGGCCGCCTGCGATCAATACGCGCCGGGCCAGGCACTGGGCGCGTGCATCGAGAAGGTCAACGCCGACAAGCCGCAGGGCGGCGCGGTGCAAGGCGCGCGCGACCAGTTGGTGGGCCTGCGCAAGTTCCTAGTCGACAAGGACCTGGTCAGCATCCCGGGCACCGAGGAAGCGCGCGTGGAAGAAGCGCCGCCGTTCAACCGCACCAACTTCGCCTACATCGAGATCCCCGGCCCGTACGAAAAGAACCTGCCCTCGGTCTACTACATCGCTCCGCCCGATCCGAGCTGGCCCAAGGCCGAGCAGGACGCTTACGTGCCGGGCAAGGCCGACCTGTTGTTCACCTCGGCGCACGAGGTGTGGCCGGGCCACTTCCTGCAGTCCCTGCACGCCAACCGCTCGCAATGGACCTTCGCCCAGCTGTTCGTGGGCTATGCCTACGCCGAGGGCTGGGCGCACTACACCGAGGAGATGATGTTCGACGCCGGCGTCGACGGCGCCACGCCGGAGATCCACATCGGCCAGCTCAGCAACGCGCTGCTGCGCGACGTGCGCTTCCTGTCGGCGATCGGCCTGCACACCGGCGGCATGACCGTGGCCCAGTCCGAGCAGATGTTCAAGGACAAGGCCTTCCAGGACCCGGGCAACGCGCGCCAGCAGGCCGCGCGCGGCACCTACGATCCGGGCTACCTGAACTACACCCTGGGCAAGCTGATGATCATGCAGCTGCGCGAGGACTGGACCGCCAGCCGCGGCGGCCGCAGCGCGTGGAAGGCCTTCCACGACCAGTTCCTGAGCTACGGCGGCCCGCCGGTGCCGCTGGTGCGCGCGCAGATGATGGGCGGGCCGGCGGAGACCAGGCTGTGGCAGGCGCCTGCGGCGCCAGCCTCCGCTGCGGCCGATGCCGCACCCGCGCCCGCGCCCGGCACCGAGTCCGGCGGCGGCTGA
- a CDS encoding 5-oxoprolinase subunit PxpA, whose product MDARIDFNCDLGEGCGDDAAILPYVSSANIACGGHAGDEATMRATLRLCREHGVAAGAHPGYDDPEHFGRRVLPLDRDEISMLVLRQLARLAALADDEGLRLSHMKPHGALYNLAADDRIVAEAIVGAVAAFDPKLAVYGLSGSELTAAAEAAGLRAVHEVFAERGYGGNGRLLPRGTPGAVLETLDEAIAQVHGLAKRGEVVAAGGQRLQLRADSLCLHGDRADAPAFARAVRAALEADGIRILAIDAA is encoded by the coding sequence GTGGACGCGCGCATCGACTTCAATTGCGACCTGGGCGAAGGCTGCGGCGACGATGCCGCGATCCTGCCCTACGTGAGTTCCGCCAACATCGCCTGCGGCGGCCATGCCGGCGACGAGGCGACCATGCGCGCCACCCTGCGCCTGTGCCGCGAGCACGGCGTCGCCGCCGGCGCCCATCCGGGCTACGACGACCCCGAACATTTCGGCCGCCGCGTGCTGCCGCTGGACCGCGACGAAATCAGCATGCTGGTGCTGCGCCAGCTCGCGCGGCTGGCCGCGCTGGCCGACGACGAAGGCCTGCGCCTGAGCCACATGAAGCCGCATGGCGCGCTGTACAACCTGGCCGCCGACGACCGCATCGTCGCCGAGGCCATCGTCGGCGCTGTGGCCGCCTTCGACCCCAAGCTGGCCGTGTACGGCCTGTCCGGCTCCGAACTCACCGCTGCCGCCGAAGCCGCGGGCCTGCGCGCGGTGCACGAAGTCTTCGCCGAACGCGGCTACGGCGGCAACGGCCGCCTGTTGCCGCGCGGTACGCCCGGCGCGGTGCTGGAAACGCTGGACGAAGCCATCGCCCAGGTCCACGGCCTGGCCAAGCGCGGCGAAGTCGTCGCCGCCGGCGGCCAGCGCCTGCAACTGCGCGCCGACAGCCTGTGCCTGCACGGCGACCGCGCCGACGCGCCCGCGTTCGCGCGCGCCGTGCGCGCGGCGCTGGAAGCCGACGGCATCCGCATCCTCGCGATCGACGCGGCGTGA
- a CDS encoding DUF969 domain-containing protein, giving the protein MNYWPLLGVAAVVLGFVLRLNPALVVVAAGFVTGLAAKLSPLDVLEVLGKAFTEKRFLLLFLLTLPVIGLLERHGLKERAQAWIARLRGATFGRLLIAYLLMRQGFSALGLNSLGGHAQTVRPLLAPMAEGAAQARHGELPEDERQRIRAMSAGTDNVGLFFGEDIFIAFGAVLLIQGFYAEHGIRLDPLQIALWGIPTAICAFVIHALRILRYERRLARRLDGDGAPR; this is encoded by the coding sequence ATGAACTACTGGCCCTTGCTGGGCGTGGCCGCGGTCGTGCTCGGCTTCGTGCTGCGCCTCAACCCCGCGCTGGTGGTGGTGGCCGCCGGCTTCGTCACCGGACTGGCGGCCAAACTCTCGCCGCTGGACGTGCTGGAGGTGCTGGGCAAGGCCTTCACCGAGAAGCGCTTTCTGTTGCTGTTCCTGCTGACTTTGCCGGTGATCGGCCTGCTCGAGCGCCACGGCCTCAAGGAGCGGGCGCAGGCCTGGATCGCGCGCCTGCGCGGCGCCACGTTCGGCCGCCTGCTGATCGCCTACCTGCTCATGCGCCAGGGCTTTTCCGCGCTGGGCCTCAACAGCCTGGGCGGGCATGCCCAGACCGTGCGACCGCTGCTGGCGCCGATGGCCGAAGGCGCCGCCCAGGCGCGCCATGGCGAACTGCCCGAGGACGAACGCCAGCGCATCCGCGCGATGTCGGCCGGCACCGACAACGTCGGCCTGTTCTTCGGCGAGGACATCTTCATCGCCTTCGGTGCGGTGCTGCTGATCCAGGGCTTCTACGCCGAGCACGGCATTCGCCTGGACCCGCTGCAGATCGCGCTGTGGGGCATCCCCACCGCGATCTGCGCCTTCGTGATCCATGCGTTGCGCATCCTGCGCTACGAGCGCCGCCTGGCGCGCCGCCTGGACGGCGATGGAGCGCCGCGATGA
- a CDS encoding DUF979 domain-containing protein: MITLTYVYWLLGAYLAALAWRGWRDRANPRRHTTALFWGLLSLLLFVAERLPPVWVGAAVVLLAVLAGFGGLRSGRYDQSSAEQKQAEAQRLGNRLFWPALLIPAVTLIGVLGLKHVSFGGTPLLETANLTLIALAIACVVALAAACRLTRQTPWSGVEQSRRLVDAIGWAALLPLLLASLGSVFEAGGVGQAVAEVVRSVIPVDNPFLVVVAYALGMALFTIIMGNAFAAFPVITAGIGLPLLVQHHGADAASLAAIGMLSGYCGTLMTPMAANYNLVPAALLELKDPYGVIRAQWPTGALLLGCNIVLMYWIAFR, from the coding sequence ATGATCACCCTGACCTACGTCTACTGGCTGTTGGGCGCCTACCTGGCCGCGCTGGCCTGGCGCGGCTGGCGCGACCGCGCCAACCCGCGCCGCCACACCACCGCGCTGTTCTGGGGCCTGCTGTCGCTGCTGCTGTTCGTGGCCGAGCGGCTGCCGCCGGTGTGGGTGGGCGCGGCGGTGGTGCTGCTGGCGGTGCTGGCCGGTTTCGGCGGTCTTCGCAGCGGCCGCTACGACCAGAGCAGCGCCGAGCAGAAGCAGGCCGAAGCGCAGCGTTTGGGCAATCGATTGTTCTGGCCCGCACTGCTGATTCCGGCGGTCACCCTGATCGGCGTGCTCGGCCTCAAGCACGTGTCCTTCGGCGGCACGCCGCTGCTCGAAACCGCCAACCTGACGCTGATCGCGCTGGCCATCGCCTGCGTGGTGGCGCTGGCCGCCGCCTGCCGGCTCACCCGGCAAACGCCTTGGAGCGGCGTCGAACAATCGCGGCGACTGGTCGATGCGATCGGCTGGGCCGCGCTGCTGCCCTTGCTGCTGGCCTCGCTGGGCAGCGTGTTCGAAGCCGGCGGAGTCGGCCAGGCCGTGGCCGAAGTGGTGCGCTCGGTGATCCCCGTCGACAACCCCTTCCTGGTGGTGGTCGCCTACGCCCTGGGCATGGCGCTGTTCACCATCATCATGGGCAACGCCTTCGCCGCCTTCCCGGTGATCACCGCCGGCATCGGCCTGCCGCTACTGGTGCAGCATCACGGCGCCGACGCCGCCTCGCTGGCCGCGATCGGCATGCTCTCGGGCTACTGCGGCACCTTGATGACGCCGATGGCCGCCAACTACAACCTGGTGCCGGCGGCGCTGCTGGAACTCAAAGATCCTTACGGCGTGATCCGCGCGCAGTGGCCGACCGGCGCCTTGCTGCTGGGATGCAACATCGTGCTGATGTATTGGATTGCGTTCCGCTGA
- a CDS encoding RDD family protein: MDQSQDENPYRSPQAALAEPVAVPAGQLADRIVRLAASILDTIILMVVFMPIAYFGGYFQQVMDNAASGRQFMPIGVTVLWSCIGFAVFVLLQGYPLHTRGQTWGKRICKIRIVDLDGNKPSLGHLLLRRYLPVNVVAAIPLVGMLGTLVDTLLIFREDRRCGHDLIAGTRVVVARSESA, encoded by the coding sequence ATGGATCAGAGTCAGGACGAGAACCCGTACCGTAGCCCGCAAGCGGCGCTGGCCGAGCCGGTGGCGGTGCCTGCAGGACAGTTGGCCGATCGCATCGTCCGGCTAGCCGCCTCGATCCTGGACACGATCATCTTGATGGTCGTGTTCATGCCGATCGCCTACTTCGGTGGCTATTTCCAGCAGGTGATGGACAACGCGGCATCCGGACGGCAGTTCATGCCGATCGGTGTGACCGTGCTGTGGTCCTGCATCGGTTTCGCCGTGTTCGTGCTGTTGCAGGGCTACCCGTTGCATACCCGCGGCCAGACCTGGGGCAAGCGCATCTGCAAGATCAGGATCGTCGACCTGGACGGCAACAAGCCCAGCTTGGGGCATCTGCTGCTGCGGCGCTATCTGCCGGTAAACGTGGTCGCGGCGATTCCGCTGGTGGGCATGCTGGGTACGCTGGTCGATACGCTGCTGATTTTCCGCGAGGACCGCCGTTGCGGGCACGATTTGATCGCGGGGACGCGGGTGGTCGTCGCGCGGTCCGAGAGCGCCTGA
- the dcd gene encoding dCTP deaminase, with protein MSIKSDRWIRRMSEQHGMIEPFEPGQVKQAADGQRIVSYGTSSYGYDVRCSREFKVFTNINSTIVDPKHFDPGSFVDIENDVCIIPPNSFALARTVEYFRIPRDTLVVCLGKSTYARCGIIVNVTPLEPEWEGHVTLEFSNTTPLPARIYANEGVAQMLFFQSDEVCETSYKDRGGKYQGQTGVTLPRT; from the coding sequence ATGAGCATCAAGTCCGACCGTTGGATCCGCCGCATGTCCGAGCAGCACGGCATGATCGAGCCGTTCGAGCCCGGCCAGGTCAAGCAGGCCGCCGACGGCCAGCGCATCGTCAGCTACGGCACCTCCAGCTACGGCTACGACGTGCGCTGCTCGCGCGAGTTCAAGGTGTTCACCAACATCAACTCGACCATCGTCGATCCCAAGCATTTCGATCCGGGCAGCTTCGTCGACATCGAGAACGACGTGTGCATCATTCCGCCGAATTCGTTCGCGCTGGCGCGCACGGTGGAGTACTTCCGCATCCCGCGCGACACCCTGGTGGTGTGCCTGGGCAAGAGCACCTACGCGCGCTGCGGCATCATCGTCAACGTGACGCCGCTGGAGCCGGAGTGGGAAGGTCACGTGACGCTGGAGTTCAGCAACACCACGCCGCTGCCGGCGCGCATCTACGCCAACGAAGGCGTGGCGCAGATGCTGTTCTTCCAGTCCGACGAAGTCTGCGAGACCTCGTACAAGGATCGCGGCGGCAAGTACCAGGGCCAGACCGGCGTGACTTTGCCGCGCACCTGA
- the apbC gene encoding iron-sulfur cluster carrier protein ApbC, with product MSDHLQAVLGQLRLPDTDFTLADAGARIRAVDANGAVAVSLSAGLPVEGLRPWLQAAIAERLAAEGKTLATLELVQRIAAHAVQPNLAPLENVRNLIAVGSGKGGVGKSTTAVNLALALAADGARVGVLDADIYGPSVPTMLGLSGKPDSPDGKTIEPMRAHGIAAMSIGLLVEQDTPMIWRGPMATSALTQLLNETRWGELDYLIVDLPPGTGDIQLTLAQKIPVAGAVIVTTPQDVATLDARKALKMFEKVQVPVLGLVENMAVHVCSNCGHAEHVFGQGGGARMAEQYGVPLLGSLPLELAIREQGDAGTPVVAAQPDSAAAQAYRAAARNLAVRLALRPRVAPSISASLLG from the coding sequence TTGTCCGATCACCTCCAAGCCGTCCTGGGTCAACTCCGACTCCCCGACACCGACTTCACCCTGGCCGATGCCGGCGCCCGCATCCGCGCCGTCGACGCCAACGGTGCCGTGGCGGTCTCGCTCTCGGCCGGCTTGCCGGTCGAAGGCCTGCGCCCCTGGCTGCAGGCGGCCATCGCCGAGCGCCTGGCCGCCGAGGGCAAGACCCTGGCCACGCTGGAACTGGTCCAGCGCATCGCCGCGCATGCGGTGCAGCCGAATCTGGCGCCGTTGGAGAACGTGCGCAATCTGATCGCGGTGGGCTCGGGCAAGGGCGGGGTGGGCAAGTCGACCACGGCGGTGAATCTGGCGCTGGCGCTGGCGGCCGATGGGGCGCGGGTGGGCGTGTTGGACGCCGACATCTACGGGCCCAGCGTGCCGACCATGCTGGGGCTGAGCGGCAAGCCGGACAGTCCGGATGGGAAGACCATCGAGCCGATGCGGGCGCACGGGATCGCGGCCATGTCGATCGGGCTGCTGGTGGAGCAGGACACGCCGATGATCTGGCGCGGGCCGATGGCGACGTCGGCGCTGACCCAGTTGCTCAACGAGACGCGCTGGGGCGAGCTGGATTATCTGATCGTGGACCTGCCGCCGGGCACGGGCGATATCCAGCTGACGCTGGCGCAGAAGATTCCGGTGGCCGGCGCGGTGATCGTGACGACGCCGCAGGACGTTGCCACGCTGGACGCGCGCAAGGCGCTGAAGATGTTCGAAAAGGTACAGGTGCCGGTGCTGGGCCTGGTGGAGAACATGGCGGTGCACGTGTGTTCGAACTGCGGCCACGCCGAGCATGTGTTCGGCCAGGGCGGCGGGGCGCGGATGGCCGAGCAGTACGGGGTGCCGCTGCTGGGCAGCCTGCCGCTGGAGCTGGCGATCCGCGAGCAGGGCGACGCGGGCACGCCGGTGGTGGCGGCGCAGCCGGACTCGGCCGCGGCCCAGGCCTACCGGGCCGCGGCGCGCAATCTGGCGGTGCGGCTGGCGCTGCGGCCGCGGGTGGCGCCGTCGATTTCGGCCTCGCTGCTGGGCTGA